From a region of the Pseudoxanthomonas sp. X-1 genome:
- a CDS encoding glutathione S-transferase: protein MHYELYYWSGIQGRGEFVRLALEDAGADYTDVVREQGDAAMEPFLSGQHDGARPFAPPFLKAGRLVLAQVSAILHHLGPTLELVPEAESRRLQALQLQLTIADLVAEVHDTHHPIASSLYYQDQQAEAQRRAADLRAQRLPKFLGYFEQVLAQADGRHALRQHSYVDLSLFQLMSGLQYMFPRRMAALAPELPLLHGLQERVAQRPRIAAYLASERRLPFNTNGIFRHYPELDAA from the coding sequence ATGCATTACGAGCTGTACTACTGGAGCGGCATTCAGGGGCGCGGCGAATTCGTGCGGCTGGCGCTGGAGGATGCCGGCGCCGACTACACCGACGTGGTGCGCGAACAGGGCGATGCGGCGATGGAGCCGTTCCTGTCCGGCCAGCATGACGGCGCGCGGCCGTTCGCGCCGCCCTTCCTCAAGGCCGGGCGCCTGGTGCTGGCCCAGGTGAGCGCGATCCTGCATCACCTCGGCCCGACGCTGGAACTGGTACCCGAGGCCGAGTCGCGCCGCCTGCAGGCCCTGCAGCTGCAGCTGACCATCGCCGACCTGGTCGCCGAGGTGCACGACACCCACCACCCCATCGCCTCCTCGCTGTACTACCAGGACCAGCAGGCCGAGGCGCAGCGGCGCGCCGCGGACCTGCGCGCGCAGCGCCTGCCCAAGTTCCTGGGCTACTTCGAACAGGTGCTCGCGCAGGCCGATGGCCGGCATGCGCTGCGCCAGCATTCCTATGTCGACCTGTCGCTGTTCCAGCTGATGAGCGGGCTGCAGTACATGTTCCCGCGGCGCATGGCCGCGCTGGCGCCGGAACTGCCGCTGCTGCACGGCCTGCAGGAGCGCGTGGCGCAGCGCCCGCGCATCGCGGCCTATCTGGCCTCCGAGCGGCGGCTGCCGTTCAACACCAACGGCATCTTCCGCCACTACCCGGAGCTGGACGCGGCCTGA
- a CDS encoding thiamine pyrophosphate-dependent enzyme, which translates to MSKRVAEIVVETLEAAGVRHCYGIVGDTLNHVTDAIHRSSIQWVHMRHEEAGAFAAGADSLISGQLTACAGSCGPGSLHFINGVFESNRNRAPMVLIASQIVTPELGMEFPQEVDFKAVYGSCSVFCEQVHSPEQARRVVALACQAAISRRGVAVVILPADISQAQVKHDLPFAVHRTAPVLRPNEGELQRMAELLNRGTKIGIYAGAGCEGAHDALVALGARLKAPIAHTSRAKDFVEYDNPYNMGMTGIFGIESGYHTLMACDTLLLLGADFAWGQFYPAKATIVQVDRDGSHLGRRHPVDLGLVGDIGPTLEALLPLLDPREDSGFLDECIAHRDKAMAKRAEEEQPGEGELIHPQHLTALLDRYADDDALFTADGGSPMVWVLRHIRVNGRRRTLPSLLHGTMANAMPQALGLQKAFPQRQVISLSGDGGIAMLLGDLLTAIQEDLPIKVVVYNNSSLNFVELEQKVEGLLDNYTDLKNPDFGRLAEVIGYYGRTVTRSADLEQAVRDFLAHPGPALLDVHTSPTELVMPPQIEAGQVAGTALYAAKAVLSGRLGDVKELLTTNFLNKK; encoded by the coding sequence ATGAGCAAGCGCGTTGCAGAGATCGTCGTCGAAACCCTCGAAGCGGCGGGCGTGCGGCATTGCTACGGCATCGTCGGCGACACCCTCAACCACGTCACCGACGCCATCCACCGCAGTTCGATCCAGTGGGTGCACATGCGCCACGAGGAAGCGGGCGCGTTCGCCGCGGGGGCCGACTCGCTGATCAGCGGCCAGCTGACCGCCTGTGCGGGCTCGTGCGGGCCAGGCAGCCTGCACTTCATCAACGGCGTGTTCGAGAGCAACCGCAACCGCGCGCCGATGGTGCTGATCGCCAGCCAGATCGTCACGCCCGAGCTGGGCATGGAGTTCCCGCAGGAGGTGGACTTCAAGGCGGTCTACGGCAGCTGCAGCGTGTTCTGCGAACAGGTCCACAGCCCCGAGCAGGCACGGCGCGTGGTCGCGCTGGCCTGCCAGGCGGCGATCAGCCGGCGCGGCGTGGCGGTGGTGATCCTGCCGGCCGACATCAGCCAGGCGCAGGTCAAGCACGACCTGCCGTTCGCCGTGCATCGCACCGCGCCGGTGCTGCGGCCCAACGAGGGCGAACTGCAGCGCATGGCCGAACTGCTCAATCGCGGCACCAAGATCGGCATCTACGCCGGCGCCGGCTGCGAGGGCGCGCACGATGCCCTGGTGGCGCTGGGCGCGCGGCTCAAGGCGCCGATCGCGCACACCTCGCGGGCCAAGGACTTCGTCGAGTACGACAACCCCTACAACATGGGCATGACCGGCATCTTCGGCATCGAGTCCGGTTACCACACGCTGATGGCCTGCGACACGCTGCTGCTGCTCGGCGCGGACTTCGCATGGGGCCAGTTCTATCCGGCCAAGGCCACCATCGTGCAGGTGGACCGGGACGGCAGCCATCTGGGCCGGCGCCACCCGGTCGACCTGGGCTTGGTCGGCGACATCGGCCCCACCCTGGAGGCGCTGCTGCCGTTGCTGGACCCGCGCGAGGACAGCGGCTTCCTGGACGAGTGCATCGCGCACCGCGACAAGGCCATGGCCAAGCGCGCTGAGGAGGAGCAGCCGGGCGAGGGCGAGCTCATCCATCCCCAGCACCTGACCGCGCTGCTGGACCGCTACGCCGACGACGATGCGCTGTTCACCGCCGACGGCGGCTCGCCGATGGTGTGGGTGCTGCGCCACATCCGCGTCAACGGCCGCCGCCGCACGCTGCCCAGCCTGCTGCACGGCACGATGGCCAATGCCATGCCGCAGGCGCTGGGCCTGCAGAAGGCTTTCCCGCAGCGGCAGGTGATCTCGCTGTCCGGCGATGGCGGGATCGCGATGCTGCTGGGTGATCTGCTCACCGCCATCCAGGAAGACCTGCCGATCAAGGTCGTGGTCTACAACAACAGCTCGCTCAACTTCGTCGAGCTGGAACAGAAGGTCGAAGGCCTGCTGGACAACTACACCGACCTGAAGAACCCGGACTTCGGCCGCCTGGCGGAGGTGATCGGCTATTACGGCCGCACCGTGACCCGCAGCGCCGACCTGGAGCAGGCGGTACGCGACTTCCTGGCCCATCCCGGTCCGGCGCTGCTGGACGTGCACACCAGCCCGACCGAACTGGTCATGCCGCCGCAGATCGAGGCCGGGCAGGTCGCCGGCACCGCGCTGTACGCGGCCAAGGCCGTGCTCAGCGGCCGCCTGGGCGACGTCAAGGAACTGCTGACCACCAACTTCCTCAACAAGAAGTAG
- a CDS encoding GIY-YIG nuclease family protein — protein sequence MPAPAPWFVYLLECRNGSYYCGITTDVPARFAAHQQGRGARYTRAHPPLRILASRAYPDRASAARAEWQVKQLPRARKRAWLEQAGL from the coding sequence ATGCCTGCGCCCGCGCCCTGGTTCGTCTATCTGCTCGAATGCCGCAACGGCAGCTACTACTGCGGCATCACCACCGATGTGCCCGCGCGCTTCGCCGCCCACCAGCAGGGCCGCGGCGCGCGCTACACCCGCGCCCATCCGCCGCTGCGCATCCTGGCCAGCCGCGCCTATCCCGACCGCGCCAGCGCCGCGCGCGCCGAGTGGCAGGTCAAGCAGCTGCCGCGCGCGCGCAAGCGGGCCTGGCTGGAGCAGGCCGGCCTTTAG
- a CDS encoding molybdopterin cofactor-binding domain-containing protein — translation MNEMTPPRGLRLSRRGFLIGAAGTGFVMAFARAAVFLPEQAQQVVAEGGYDPDLWFHLAPDGTVTVNVIRAEMGQHVGTALARILADELEADWSKVQVKHVDSDPKWGLMVTGGSWSVWQSFPQLSQAGAAGRIALIEEASKLLHVPVAQLSARNSVVSGGGRSIGYAEIVQRGDLRRSWSAEELKALPVKSPDERRLVGLETQALDIPGKTDGKGVYGIDARIEGMVHAAPVVPPTRNGSKVVSVDESAAKQLKGYQGHLVLDDPSGTVPGWVLALADSTWAAFQAAALLKVQWASDDTAKVSEKDLQAHAVGLIDDAKAGARVVEGPVEDAFAKAARTVQADYTTASVLHFQLEPLNATALLKDGVWEIHTGNQWQSLILPTLAKALGVGEDKVVLRTYLLGGGFGRRLNGDYAVPAALAAKALGKPVKLTFARPDDARFDSFRSPSLQRLRMGFDAQGKVLAMQHDACAGWPTQVMAPALMPKAKNGVAYDPFAISGADHWYTVGAHRVRAISNDLANRAFRPGWLRSVGPGWTNWALESFMDEAAHALGKDPLQFRLELLDGAGDNAGSAPNAVGGANRQAGVLHRLADLCGWGQALPADTALGLATSFGQERDMPTWVACAARVRVDRASGEVKVEKLWVVTDCGTVVHPDGALAQTEGACLWGLSMALYEGTTFEGGQVRDHNLNAYTPLRMADVPELQIEFIASTQAAVGLGEPATTVVAPAIGNAIFRAVGARVRHLPITPAQVQAALPAAQAKAPA, via the coding sequence ATGAATGAGATGACCCCGCCGCGCGGGCTGCGCCTGAGCCGCCGCGGCTTCCTGATCGGCGCGGCCGGCACCGGCTTTGTCATGGCCTTCGCGCGCGCCGCGGTGTTCCTGCCGGAGCAGGCGCAGCAGGTGGTCGCCGAAGGCGGCTACGACCCGGACCTGTGGTTCCACCTGGCGCCCGACGGCACGGTGACGGTGAACGTGATCCGCGCCGAGATGGGGCAGCACGTCGGCACCGCGCTGGCCCGCATCCTGGCCGACGAGCTGGAGGCGGACTGGTCCAAGGTCCAGGTCAAGCACGTGGACAGCGATCCCAAGTGGGGCCTGATGGTCACCGGCGGCAGCTGGTCGGTGTGGCAGAGCTTTCCCCAGCTCAGCCAGGCCGGCGCGGCCGGGCGCATCGCCCTGATCGAGGAGGCGTCCAAGCTGCTGCATGTGCCCGTGGCGCAGCTGAGCGCGCGCAACAGCGTGGTCAGCGGCGGCGGGCGCTCGATCGGCTATGCCGAGATCGTCCAGCGTGGCGACCTGCGCCGCAGCTGGAGCGCGGAGGAACTCAAGGCCCTGCCGGTCAAGTCGCCGGACGAGCGGCGGCTGGTGGGCCTGGAGACCCAGGCCCTGGACATTCCCGGCAAGACCGACGGCAAGGGCGTGTACGGCATCGACGCGCGGATCGAGGGCATGGTCCATGCCGCGCCGGTCGTGCCGCCCACGCGTAACGGGTCCAAGGTCGTCTCGGTGGACGAGTCGGCCGCCAAGCAGCTCAAGGGCTACCAGGGCCACCTGGTCCTGGACGATCCCTCGGGCACGGTGCCGGGCTGGGTGCTGGCGCTGGCCGATTCCACCTGGGCCGCGTTCCAGGCCGCGGCGCTGCTGAAGGTGCAGTGGGCCAGCGACGACACCGCCAAGGTCTCCGAGAAAGACCTGCAGGCGCATGCCGTCGGCCTGATCGACGACGCCAAGGCCGGCGCGCGGGTCGTGGAAGGGCCGGTCGAGGACGCCTTCGCCAAGGCCGCGCGGACGGTCCAGGCCGACTACACCACCGCCAGCGTGCTGCATTTCCAGCTCGAACCGCTCAATGCCACGGCCCTGCTCAAGGACGGCGTGTGGGAGATCCACACCGGCAACCAGTGGCAGTCGCTGATCCTGCCCACCCTGGCCAAGGCGTTGGGCGTGGGCGAGGACAAGGTGGTCCTGCGCACGTATCTGCTCGGCGGCGGCTTCGGCCGTCGCCTCAACGGCGACTACGCGGTGCCCGCGGCGCTGGCGGCCAAGGCGCTGGGCAAGCCGGTCAAGCTGACCTTCGCCCGGCCCGACGATGCGCGCTTCGATTCGTTCCGCTCGCCCTCGCTGCAGCGCCTGCGCATGGGCTTCGACGCGCAGGGCAAGGTGCTGGCGATGCAGCACGACGCCTGCGCCGGCTGGCCCACCCAGGTCATGGCGCCGGCGCTGATGCCCAAGGCCAAGAACGGCGTGGCCTACGATCCCTTCGCCATCTCCGGGGCCGACCATTGGTACACGGTCGGCGCGCATCGGGTGCGGGCGATCTCCAACGATCTGGCCAACCGCGCCTTCCGCCCGGGCTGGCTGCGTTCGGTCGGGCCGGGTTGGACCAACTGGGCGCTGGAGAGCTTCATGGACGAGGCGGCGCACGCGCTGGGCAAGGACCCGCTGCAGTTCCGCCTGGAGCTGCTCGACGGCGCGGGCGACAACGCCGGCAGCGCGCCCAACGCGGTCGGCGGCGCCAACCGCCAGGCCGGCGTGCTGCATCGCCTGGCCGATCTGTGCGGCTGGGGACAGGCGCTGCCGGCCGACACCGCGCTCGGCCTGGCCACCTCGTTCGGCCAGGAGCGCGACATGCCCACCTGGGTCGCATGCGCGGCGCGGGTGCGCGTCGACCGCGCCAGCGGCGAGGTCAAGGTGGAGAAGCTGTGGGTGGTGACCGATTGCGGCACCGTGGTCCATCCGGACGGCGCGCTGGCGCAGACCGAGGGTGCGTGCCTGTGGGGCCTGAGCATGGCGCTGTACGAGGGCACCACCTTCGAGGGCGGCCAGGTGCGCGACCACAACCTCAACGCGTACACGCCGCTGCGCATGGCGGACGTGCCGGAGCTGCAGATCGAGTTCATCGCCAGCACGCAGGCCGCCGTCGGGCTGGGCGAGCCGGCCACCACGGTGGTGGCGCCGGCGATCGGCAACGCCATCTTCCGTGCGGTCGGCGCGCGGGTGCGCCATCTGCCAATCACGCCGGCGCAGGTGCAAGCGGCGTTGCCGGCGGCCCAGGCCAAGGCGCCGGCCTGA
- a CDS encoding alpha/beta hydrolase: protein MPAPLMARRLRSVVVVVLLCLATVANAQARSPEPAPWWTGLPPMKSTTVYGQTLRYYDVGSGPTLVLLHGLGSNAGFDWGAVIPELAKHYRVLAPDQLGFGQSAKPTIAYGVTTWVDMLGGFLRDRDVREFSLAGESLGGWIAGLYTVRAGEAGLPLPSRLILVDAGGHPSMKPVPGKSGGPASWPPLSIAGTREGLARFVFHDPAKVTAQIAERAFAMRLAEGSQYTQDSFRQGLGADDSVFLDQAALARLDLPVLVVWGAQDRLVPPANGKDFAAWIPHARLVAIDQAGHAPAVEQPQRFLEAALPFLQGR from the coding sequence ATGCCCGCTCCCCTGATGGCCCGCCGCCTGCGCAGCGTGGTCGTGGTCGTCCTGCTGTGCCTGGCCACCGTCGCGAACGCGCAGGCCAGGTCGCCCGAACCGGCGCCCTGGTGGACCGGCCTGCCGCCCATGAAGAGCACCACGGTCTATGGCCAGACCCTCCGTTACTACGACGTGGGCAGCGGCCCGACCCTGGTGCTGCTGCACGGGCTGGGCAGCAACGCCGGCTTCGACTGGGGCGCGGTGATCCCCGAACTGGCCAAGCACTACCGCGTGCTGGCGCCGGACCAACTCGGCTTCGGCCAGTCCGCCAAGCCGACGATCGCCTACGGGGTGACCACCTGGGTGGACATGCTGGGCGGGTTCCTGCGCGACCGCGACGTGCGGGAATTTTCCCTGGCCGGCGAATCGCTGGGCGGCTGGATCGCCGGCCTCTACACCGTGCGCGCCGGTGAGGCCGGCCTGCCCCTGCCTTCGCGCCTGATCCTGGTCGACGCCGGCGGCCATCCCTCGATGAAGCCCGTCCCGGGCAAGTCCGGCGGGCCGGCGTCATGGCCGCCGCTGTCCATCGCCGGCACGCGCGAGGGCCTGGCGCGCTTCGTCTTCCACGACCCGGCCAAGGTCACCGCGCAGATCGCCGAGCGGGCCTTCGCCATGCGCCTGGCCGAGGGCAGCCAGTACACCCAGGACAGCTTCCGCCAGGGCCTGGGCGCCGATGACAGCGTGTTCCTCGACCAGGCCGCGCTGGCGCGGCTCGACCTGCCGGTGCTGGTGGTCTGGGGTGCGCAGGATCGGCTGGTGCCTCCGGCCAACGGCAAGGACTTCGCCGCCTGGATTCCGCATGCGCGCCTGGTGGCGATCGATCAGGCCGGCCACGCGCCGGCGGTCGAACAGCCGCAGCGCTTCCTCGAGGCGGCGTTGCCGTTCCTGCAGGGGCGTTGA
- a CDS encoding cytochrome c, which translates to MLKRLALGVLGLLVLAVVGLWLLAWRPSIDPIAPPAAASFPAELVQRGQVLAGAGYCATCHTAKGGAPYAGNYPMETAFGTLYASNITPDPDTGIGRWSQEAFVRAMRQGVARDGTQLFPAFPYQHFELVSDEDLHALYAFLMTRPAVHQEKRENELPFPLNWRALQAGWKLLFFRHGQYGPLTGKDAQWNRGAYLAEGLAHCSACHSPRNVLGAEKTGAARYDGARIDGWYAPPLNATNHAPVPWTQDELYAYLRTGATALHGSAAGPMSPVVHQGLSALSDEDVQAIAAYYAEHFGTRGQTAAPSADVLAKAMAGDALSPAHQLDQAANLYNAACASCHYNIAPHPQLARPELGLNNAFTADEPDTLIQVLLHGIGTQEGQAGVLMPGFAHSFSDTQIVALAAWLRRTRTDRPPWPDLEQRVAELHAQIRPGPQAGTTGGQ; encoded by the coding sequence ATGTTGAAGCGACTTGCGTTGGGTGTGCTGGGACTGCTGGTTCTGGCGGTGGTCGGCCTGTGGCTGCTGGCCTGGCGACCTTCCATCGATCCCATCGCGCCGCCGGCCGCGGCCAGCTTCCCCGCGGAGCTGGTGCAGCGCGGCCAGGTCCTGGCCGGCGCCGGCTACTGCGCCACCTGCCATACCGCCAAGGGTGGCGCGCCCTACGCGGGCAACTATCCGATGGAGACCGCGTTCGGCACGCTGTACGCCAGCAACATCACGCCCGATCCGGACACCGGCATCGGGCGCTGGTCGCAGGAGGCCTTCGTGCGGGCCATGCGTCAGGGCGTGGCACGGGATGGCACGCAGCTGTTCCCGGCCTTCCCCTATCAGCATTTCGAGTTGGTCAGCGACGAGGACCTGCATGCGCTGTATGCCTTCCTGATGACCCGGCCGGCCGTGCATCAGGAGAAGCGCGAGAACGAACTGCCGTTCCCGTTGAACTGGCGCGCGCTGCAGGCCGGATGGAAGCTGCTGTTCTTCCGCCACGGCCAGTACGGCCCGCTCACCGGCAAGGATGCGCAGTGGAATCGCGGCGCCTATCTGGCCGAGGGCCTGGCGCATTGCTCGGCCTGCCACAGCCCGCGCAACGTGCTGGGTGCGGAGAAGACCGGCGCTGCGCGCTACGACGGCGCGCGCATCGACGGCTGGTACGCACCGCCGCTCAACGCGACCAACCACGCGCCGGTGCCCTGGACGCAGGACGAGCTGTACGCCTACCTGCGCACCGGCGCCACCGCGCTGCACGGCAGCGCCGCCGGGCCGATGTCGCCGGTCGTGCATCAAGGCCTGTCGGCGCTGTCGGACGAGGACGTGCAGGCCATCGCCGCCTACTACGCCGAGCATTTCGGCACCCGGGGCCAGACGGCCGCGCCGTCCGCGGACGTGCTGGCGAAGGCCATGGCCGGCGACGCGCTCAGCCCGGCGCACCAGCTGGACCAGGCCGCCAACCTGTACAACGCCGCCTGCGCCTCGTGTCATTACAACATCGCGCCGCATCCGCAGCTGGCACGCCCCGAGCTGGGCCTCAACAACGCGTTCACCGCCGACGAGCCCGACACCCTGATCCAGGTGCTGCTGCACGGCATCGGCACGCAGGAGGGGCAGGCCGGCGTGCTGATGCCCGGCTTCGCGCACAGCTTCAGCGATACGCAGATCGTCGCGCTGGCGGCGTGGCTGCGCCGCACCCGCACGGACCGCCCGCCCTGGCCGGACCTGGAGCAGCGCGTCGCCGAACTGCACGCCCAGATACGCCCCGGCCCGCAGGCCGGCACCACCGGAGGCCAGTGA
- a CDS encoding (2Fe-2S)-binding protein yields MTQLFVNGAPVEVDAQDDTPLLWVIRDQLHLTGAKFGCGIGMCGACTVHVNGRAIRSCITPVGAVAGQQVTTIEGLSPDGQHVLQQAWVEAQAPQCGYCQPGQIMQAATLLADFPNPTDAEINAVMGGSLCRCMAYVRIRKAIKLAAGHMQAAPAQTAPASEAGHE; encoded by the coding sequence ATGACCCAGCTCTTCGTCAACGGCGCGCCGGTCGAAGTGGATGCCCAGGACGACACCCCACTGCTGTGGGTGATCCGCGACCAGCTGCACCTGACGGGTGCCAAGTTCGGCTGCGGCATCGGCATGTGCGGGGCCTGCACGGTGCACGTCAACGGCCGCGCCATCCGCTCGTGCATCACCCCGGTCGGCGCGGTCGCCGGACAGCAGGTGACCACCATCGAGGGCCTGTCACCGGACGGCCAGCACGTGCTGCAGCAGGCCTGGGTGGAGGCGCAGGCGCCACAGTGCGGCTACTGCCAGCCCGGCCAGATCATGCAGGCCGCGACCCTGCTGGCCGACTTCCCCAATCCCACCGATGCGGAAATCAACGCGGTGATGGGCGGCAGCCTGTGCCGGTGCATGGCCTATGTGCGCATCCGCAAGGCGATCAAGCTGGCCGCCGGCCACATGCAGGCCGCGCCGGCCCAGACCGCTCCCGCCAGCGAGGCCGGCCATGAATGA
- a CDS encoding DUF3014 domain-containing protein, giving the protein MPSSPSSTPRWPWVIVVILVAAAGWWLFGQRDAPQSAPDTDAATAAQPQGPAASTPPAGSQPQAAPAIQHPVPGDAADAALPALAASDDAAWQALSGAFGNDAALGIVLREHLIQRLVVMIDNLTQPSLTRNALAVKPVEGTLQVREGETAMEIDPANAQRYAPYVAAFTHADPATLVQAYRRFYPLFQQAYLELGKPNAYFNDRLVEVIDHLLQAPDPGGPLRVEPDGKGRLRFTDPALERLSVGQKALVRLGPQQEAAVKQQLRAIRTALTRMD; this is encoded by the coding sequence ATGCCGTCATCTCCTTCTTCGACGCCGCGCTGGCCCTGGGTCATCGTCGTGATCTTGGTCGCCGCCGCGGGCTGGTGGCTGTTCGGCCAGCGCGACGCGCCGCAGTCAGCCCCTGACACCGACGCGGCGACCGCAGCGCAGCCGCAAGGCCCGGCCGCCTCGACGCCGCCCGCCGGGTCGCAGCCCCAGGCCGCCCCGGCCATCCAGCATCCGGTGCCCGGCGATGCGGCCGACGCCGCGCTGCCGGCGCTGGCCGCCAGTGACGACGCAGCTTGGCAGGCCTTGTCCGGCGCGTTCGGCAACGACGCGGCGCTCGGCATCGTGCTGCGCGAGCATCTGATCCAGCGCCTGGTGGTGATGATCGACAACCTCACCCAGCCCAGCCTCACGCGCAATGCGCTGGCGGTGAAGCCGGTCGAAGGCACACTGCAGGTCAGGGAAGGCGAGACGGCGATGGAGATCGATCCGGCCAATGCGCAGCGCTATGCGCCGTATGTCGCGGCCTTCACCCATGCCGACCCCGCCACGCTGGTGCAGGCGTATCGGCGCTTCTATCCGCTGTTCCAGCAGGCCTACCTGGAACTGGGCAAACCCAATGCTTACTTCAACGACCGTCTGGTGGAGGTGATCGACCATCTGCTGCAGGCGCCGGATCCCGGCGGGCCGCTGCGCGTCGAACCCGACGGCAAGGGCCGCCTGCGCTTCACCGATCCGGCGCTGGAGCGTCTGTCGGTGGGGCAGAAGGCGCTGGTGCGTCTGGGCCCGCAGCAGGAGGCCGCGGTGAAGCAACAGCTGCGCGCCATCCGCACCGCGCTGACGCGCATGGACTAG